In Streptomyces sp. 840.1, one DNA window encodes the following:
- a CDS encoding ROK family protein — protein sequence MKSLSAPGRRPSPPRRSDIPAAPPVRRLAGTGPVFGAILDHGPVARSTVARLTGLSPASVTGHVTSLLARGLVRESAETAGPRGLGRPHIPVEIDTGRYLVAGAHIAVAHSTVSLMDLRGRIVAEDRRAHRTTDPHRMFAELAARLPRLTAAHADGRTVLALGLATGHRVDPVAGVIVDHPHLGWRDVPARDVLTAATGLPVHVDSHSRALARAEQLFGQESTRTSTVLLFVGAVVDAAFATEGAMHRGPRSGAGSVAHLPLGTEGADGDVEGERGGAGGCSCGRAGCLQSEVSERAMVRRAAAQGLAVDSFPELLDRALSGDPRAVALFRRRARLVGRAAALLLDMFDPEVLVVVEPGAGRMPECLAELRAEVAKRSWVCEDPERTVVPTSFTGTVLATAGGAVALGALYADPLGPWPALPAVS from the coding sequence GTGAAGAGTCTGTCCGCACCCGGCCGTCGCCCCAGTCCGCCGCGCCGCTCCGACATACCCGCCGCACCGCCCGTCCGCCGGCTCGCGGGCACCGGCCCGGTGTTCGGCGCGATCCTCGACCACGGACCGGTGGCCCGTTCCACCGTCGCCCGGCTCACCGGCCTCTCGCCCGCCTCGGTCACCGGCCACGTCACCTCACTGCTGGCCCGCGGACTGGTCCGGGAGAGCGCGGAGACCGCCGGACCCCGAGGGCTCGGCCGGCCGCACATCCCCGTCGAGATCGACACCGGCCGCTACCTGGTGGCCGGGGCGCACATCGCCGTCGCCCACTCGACCGTGTCGCTGATGGACCTGCGCGGCCGGATCGTGGCCGAGGACCGCCGGGCCCACCGCACCACGGACCCGCACCGGATGTTCGCCGAACTCGCGGCCAGGCTGCCCCGGCTGACGGCCGCGCACGCGGACGGACGCACGGTGCTCGCCCTGGGCCTCGCCACCGGGCACCGGGTCGACCCCGTCGCCGGGGTGATCGTGGACCACCCGCACCTCGGCTGGCGCGATGTCCCGGCCCGCGACGTCCTCACCGCCGCGACCGGGCTCCCGGTCCACGTGGACAGCCACTCCCGCGCACTGGCCCGCGCCGAGCAGCTGTTCGGCCAGGAGTCGACCCGTACCAGTACGGTCCTGCTCTTCGTCGGCGCGGTCGTGGACGCCGCCTTCGCCACCGAGGGTGCCATGCACCGGGGCCCGCGCTCGGGGGCGGGCAGCGTGGCGCATCTGCCGCTCGGCACCGAGGGGGCGGACGGTGACGTGGAGGGGGAGCGGGGCGGTGCCGGCGGCTGTTCCTGCGGGCGGGCCGGCTGCCTCCAGTCGGAGGTGTCGGAGCGCGCCATGGTGCGGCGCGCGGCCGCTCAGGGGCTGGCCGTCGACTCGTTCCCGGAACTGCTGGACCGGGCGCTGAGCGGTGATCCGAGGGCGGTGGCCCTGTTCCGCCGGCGGGCGCGGCTGGTGGGGAGGGCCGCGGCGCTGCTGCTCGACATGTTCGACCCCGAGGTGCTCGTCGTCGTCGAGCCGGGGGCGGGCCGGATGCCGGAGTGTCTGGCCGAGCTGCGGGCCGAGGTGGCGAAGCGCTCGTGGGTCTGCGAGGACCCGGAGCGCACGGTGGTGCCGACCAGCTTCACCGGCACCGTCCTGGCCACGGCCGGCGGCGCGGTGGCGCTCGGCGCGCTGTACGCGGATCCGCTCGGCCCCTGGCCCGCGCTGCCCGCCGTCTCCTGA
- a CDS encoding flavin reductase family protein — translation MTVTVSSFTAPIASDAAAGSPAPGIDPGRFRQAFRRYPAGVVVVTADAGRGPIGFTATSLSSLSLDPPLVSFGIGTTTSSWPHIERARTAVVNFLGAEQRALATTFATSGIDRFAAPTRWRRLPEGEPVLDGVAGWLRLEIEQLVPAGDHRVVIARVVDARLHEGHSPLLFHDGGYRTLRAPAPPTGH, via the coding sequence TTGACCGTCACCGTGTCCTCATTCACCGCACCGATCGCATCGGACGCTGCGGCCGGATCGCCCGCGCCCGGCATCGACCCGGGCCGCTTCAGGCAGGCGTTCCGCCGCTATCCCGCCGGAGTCGTCGTCGTCACCGCCGACGCGGGCCGGGGCCCCATAGGTTTCACCGCGACCTCGCTCAGCTCGCTCTCGCTGGACCCGCCGCTGGTGTCGTTCGGGATCGGCACCACCACCTCGTCCTGGCCGCACATCGAACGGGCCCGCACGGCCGTCGTGAACTTCCTCGGCGCCGAACAGCGCGCACTGGCCACCACCTTCGCCACCAGCGGCATCGACCGCTTCGCCGCCCCCACCCGCTGGCGGCGGCTGCCGGAGGGGGAGCCGGTGCTCGACGGGGTGGCCGGGTGGCTGCGGCTGGAGATCGAACAGCTCGTCCCGGCCGGTGACCACCGCGTCGTCATCGCCCGGGTGGTGGACGCCCGGCTCCACGAGGGACACAGCCCGCTCCTCTTCCACGACGGCGGCTACCGCACCCTCCGGGCGCCCGCGCCCCCCACCGGCCACTGA
- a CDS encoding ABC transporter substrate-binding protein, which translates to MPFNDTHRTVGRRSFLALTGATAIGALAACSPQAETVASAEPTGKLPSGAPPAGTKLSIAVRTTQLQLGAAGLEKELPFTVSDWPNLNAGPDIIQGFRAHSIDLAVNAGIPPIQAQAIGVGAKIVAVQVRNSPSYVFATAPGSDIRSVTDFRGRKIGFSQGQAQGVVVLRALKRAGLANKDVELVALPSTQFLTALQSGQVDVAPLGEPTLTKYLSQYGKDGARGIRTDVVDLLTVLWAPDEVLNDRAKAAAVRSFVPLWARGVAWAWENSDTWIDTYYVKDQGVSRADGKRIVASLRQPRFPVSWDKAIAWEQETADLMAEGGFVPKQDVAGLFDRRFEGLAAEAVPARYRETS; encoded by the coding sequence ATGCCGTTCAACGACACACACCGGACCGTCGGCCGCAGATCATTTCTCGCACTCACCGGTGCGACGGCCATCGGCGCGCTCGCCGCCTGCTCGCCACAGGCCGAAACGGTGGCGAGCGCCGAACCCACCGGAAAGCTTCCCTCGGGAGCGCCACCGGCCGGCACGAAACTCTCCATAGCCGTGCGCACCACCCAACTCCAGCTGGGGGCGGCCGGGCTGGAGAAGGAGCTGCCGTTCACCGTTTCCGACTGGCCCAATCTGAACGCGGGCCCCGATATCATCCAGGGATTCCGCGCCCATTCCATCGATCTCGCGGTCAATGCCGGAATTCCGCCGATCCAGGCCCAGGCCATCGGCGTCGGCGCGAAGATCGTCGCGGTGCAGGTGCGCAACAGCCCCAGCTACGTCTTCGCGACCGCGCCCGGATCGGACATCAGGAGCGTGACCGATTTCCGCGGCCGGAAGATCGGCTTCTCGCAGGGCCAGGCCCAGGGCGTCGTCGTACTGCGCGCGCTGAAGCGGGCCGGCCTCGCCAACAAGGACGTCGAACTGGTCGCCCTGCCCAGCACCCAGTTCCTCACCGCCCTGCAGTCCGGGCAGGTCGACGTGGCACCACTGGGCGAGCCGACCCTCACCAAGTACCTGAGCCAGTACGGCAAGGACGGCGCGCGCGGGATCAGGACCGACGTCGTGGACCTGCTCACGGTCCTCTGGGCGCCCGACGAGGTGCTGAACGACCGGGCCAAGGCCGCCGCCGTCCGGTCCTTCGTCCCGCTGTGGGCCCGCGGAGTGGCCTGGGCCTGGGAGAACAGCGACACCTGGATCGACACCTACTACGTCAAGGACCAGGGCGTCTCCCGGGCGGACGGCAAGCGCATCGTCGCCTCCCTGCGGCAACCGCGGTTCCCGGTGAGCTGGGACAAGGCCATCGCGTGGGAACAGGAGACCGCCGACCTGATGGCCGAGGGCGGGTTCGTGCCGAAGCAGGACGTCGCCGGGCTGTTCGACCGCCGCTTCGAGGGGCTGGCGGCCGAGGCCGTACCGGCCCGCTACCGGGAGACGTCATGA
- a CDS encoding ABC transporter permease: protein MTGLLTNARTAAPVKPAVAPGKAAKRPEPGTDATAPRPATPRTTRRRLGPGRAVPFGRLIGPVLVIALWWSASAVGYLDPRILSGPGTVLSTASALVADGRLQDNVLISLQRAGLGLLFGVAAGVVLAVAAGLSRTGEYLLDGPLQIKRAIPSLAMLPLLILWLGIGEQMKVTVIALGVAVSMYINTYASLTGIDSRYVELAEGLDLSRPQFVRKVVVPGSLPGFFVGLRLGVTASWLGLIVVEQINATSGIGYMMFQAQQYAQSDVIIVGLVAYGVFGFASDAAVRAVERRVLSWRRTLAG, encoded by the coding sequence ATGACCGGACTGCTCACGAACGCCCGCACCGCGGCCCCGGTGAAGCCGGCCGTCGCGCCCGGGAAGGCGGCGAAGCGGCCGGAGCCGGGCACGGACGCGACGGCTCCCCGCCCCGCCACGCCCCGGACCACCCGCAGACGGCTGGGTCCCGGCCGGGCCGTGCCCTTCGGCCGACTGATCGGGCCGGTCCTGGTCATCGCGCTGTGGTGGTCCGCCTCCGCCGTCGGCTACCTCGACCCCCGGATCCTGTCCGGGCCCGGCACGGTGCTCTCCACCGCGTCGGCCCTCGTCGCCGACGGCCGGCTCCAGGACAACGTCCTCATCTCACTGCAACGCGCCGGCCTCGGACTGCTCTTCGGGGTGGCGGCGGGGGTCGTGCTCGCCGTCGCGGCCGGGCTGAGCCGCACCGGCGAGTACCTGCTGGACGGCCCGCTGCAGATCAAGCGCGCCATCCCGTCCCTCGCCATGCTCCCGCTGCTGATCCTCTGGCTCGGCATCGGTGAACAGATGAAGGTCACGGTGATCGCACTCGGCGTCGCGGTGAGCATGTACATCAACACCTACGCCTCGCTGACCGGCATCGACAGCAGGTACGTCGAGCTGGCCGAGGGACTCGACCTGAGCCGGCCGCAGTTCGTCCGCAAGGTCGTCGTACCCGGCTCACTGCCCGGTTTCTTCGTCGGGCTGCGCCTCGGCGTGACCGCGTCCTGGCTGGGGCTGATCGTCGTCGAGCAGATCAACGCCACCAGCGGCATCGGCTACATGATGTTCCAGGCCCAGCAGTACGCGCAGTCCGACGTGATCATCGTGGGCCTGGTGGCCTACGGGGTCTTCGGCTTCGCGTCGGACGCGGCGGTACGCGCCGTCGAGAGGAGGGTCCTGTCATGGCGACGCACTCTGGCGGGCTGA
- a CDS encoding ABC transporter ATP-binding protein, producing MATHSGGLTRTRAAAGGAVDVPAIRTRRLVRRFGDRDVLKELDLTVAPGEFTALLGRSGSGKSTLLRAVARLDHTVEGSGELTVPDRVSLSFQDSRLLPWLRVIDNVVLGLRGPGARERGLTALAEVGLEGRGRSWPHELSGGEQQRAALARALVREPELLLADEPFGALDALTRIRMHDLLRELYERHRPAVLLVTHDVDEAVELADRVLVLEDGRISVDLTVDLPTPRSRRDPRFQEYRDTLLTALGVAQPQPQARTEPKEPHGPHA from the coding sequence ATGGCGACGCACTCTGGCGGGCTGACCCGCACCCGTGCCGCCGCCGGTGGGGCCGTGGACGTCCCCGCGATACGCACCCGGCGCCTGGTCCGCAGGTTCGGTGACCGGGACGTCCTCAAGGAGCTCGATCTCACCGTCGCCCCGGGGGAGTTCACCGCACTGCTCGGACGCAGCGGCTCGGGCAAGTCCACCCTGCTGCGGGCCGTCGCCCGGCTCGACCACACCGTCGAGGGCTCGGGCGAACTCACCGTCCCCGACCGGGTCTCGCTCTCCTTCCAGGACTCCCGGCTGCTGCCCTGGCTGCGGGTCATCGACAACGTCGTCCTCGGGCTGCGCGGCCCGGGGGCCCGGGAACGCGGCCTCACCGCACTGGCCGAGGTCGGTCTGGAGGGGCGCGGCCGGTCCTGGCCGCACGAGCTGTCCGGCGGCGAGCAGCAGCGTGCCGCACTGGCCCGCGCCCTGGTCCGAGAGCCCGAACTCCTCCTCGCGGACGAGCCGTTCGGCGCCCTGGACGCCCTGACCCGGATCAGGATGCACGACCTGCTGCGCGAGCTCTACGAGCGCCACCGCCCCGCGGTGCTGCTGGTCACCCATGACGTCGACGAGGCCGTCGAGCTGGCCGACCGGGTGCTCGTCCTGGAGGACGGCCGGATCTCCGTCGACCTCACCGTCGACCTGCCCACCCCGCGGTCCCGGCGCGACCCCCGGTTCCAGGAGTACCGCGACACCCTGCTCACCGCGCTCGGCGTAGCCCAGCCCCAGCCCCAGGCCCGTACCGAACCGAAGGAACCCCATGGCCCGCACGCCTGA
- a CDS encoding LLM class flavin-dependent oxidoreductase, which yields MARTPDRKQLHLNAFLMSTGHHEASWRLPGSPAEADSDIEHYKNLARIAERGRLDSLFLADSPVLMGDPGRRPSAKLEPTVLLTALAGATSRIGLIATASTSYNEPYNLARRFASLDHVSGGRAGWNIVTTAGADAARNFGLDDTPLHHDRYRRAGEFVEVSTKLWDSWADDAVIADKERGVHALAERVRKIGHSGEFFRVDGPLNVQRPPQGYPLLVQAGSSEDGKDFAARYAEAVFTAQQTLEEGIAFYKDVKQRAEAIGRNPDGIKILPGIVPVIGDTEAEALALDSELENLIVPEYAKRQLAQRLGIVADELDLDAELPEDIPTEDEIEGAKSRYTLVVELARRERLTVRQLIGRLGGGRGHRTFAGTAEQVADTIEHWYDSGAADGFNIMPAVLPSGLEVFVDRVVPILQERGLFRTEYTASTLRGHYGLPRPANRLFETVDSAEGHFGIALAQAG from the coding sequence ATGGCCCGCACGCCTGACCGCAAGCAGCTGCACCTCAACGCCTTCCTCATGTCCACCGGCCACCACGAGGCGTCCTGGCGGCTCCCCGGGAGTCCGGCCGAGGCCGACTCGGACATCGAGCACTACAAGAACCTGGCCCGGATCGCGGAGCGCGGCAGACTGGACTCGCTGTTCCTCGCCGACAGTCCGGTCCTGATGGGCGACCCCGGACGGCGCCCGTCCGCCAAGCTGGAGCCCACCGTCCTGCTGACCGCGCTCGCCGGCGCCACCAGCCGCATCGGGCTCATCGCCACCGCGTCGACCAGCTACAACGAGCCGTACAACCTGGCCCGCCGGTTCGCCTCGCTGGACCATGTCTCGGGCGGCCGGGCCGGCTGGAACATCGTCACGACCGCGGGCGCCGACGCGGCCCGCAACTTCGGCCTCGACGACACCCCCCTGCACCACGACCGCTACCGCCGCGCCGGTGAGTTCGTCGAGGTGTCCACCAAGCTCTGGGACAGCTGGGCCGACGACGCGGTGATTGCCGACAAGGAGCGCGGCGTGCACGCGCTGGCGGAACGGGTGCGGAAGATCGGGCACAGCGGCGAGTTCTTCCGGGTCGACGGCCCGCTGAACGTCCAACGCCCGCCGCAGGGATATCCGTTGCTCGTCCAGGCGGGCTCCAGTGAGGACGGCAAGGACTTCGCCGCCCGGTACGCGGAGGCGGTGTTCACCGCTCAGCAGACCCTGGAGGAGGGCATCGCGTTCTACAAGGACGTGAAGCAGCGGGCCGAGGCCATCGGCCGCAACCCGGACGGCATCAAGATCCTCCCCGGCATCGTGCCCGTCATCGGTGACACCGAGGCCGAGGCGCTGGCGCTGGACTCCGAGCTGGAGAACCTCATCGTCCCGGAGTACGCCAAACGGCAGCTGGCCCAGCGCCTCGGGATCGTGGCCGACGAGCTGGACCTGGACGCGGAGCTGCCGGAGGACATTCCCACCGAGGACGAGATCGAGGGCGCCAAGAGCCGCTACACGCTCGTCGTGGAGCTCGCCAGGCGCGAGCGCCTGACCGTACGTCAGCTCATCGGCCGGCTCGGCGGCGGACGCGGCCACCGCACCTTCGCCGGCACGGCCGAGCAGGTCGCGGACACCATCGAGCACTGGTACGACAGCGGGGCCGCCGACGGCTTCAACATCATGCCCGCCGTCCTCCCCTCCGGCCTGGAGGTGTTCGTCGACCGGGTGGTGCCGATCCTCCAGGAGCGGGGACTGTTCCGTACCGAGTACACCGCGAGTACCCTGCGCGGGCACTACGGGCTGCCCCGGCCCGCCAACCGGCTGTTCGAGACCGTCGACAGCGCCGAGGGCCACTTCGGCATCGCGCTGGCGCAGGCCGGGTGA
- a CDS encoding nuclear transport factor 2 family protein: MTSYDDAVERYFAAWNAATPQDLAKAVAAAFTEDATYTDPLASVQGHEGLAAAVSGAQRQFPGFAFRLTGTVDGHHCLARFSWELVAAADGSAPVAGSDVVILADDGRISAVAGFLDRVPAV; this comes from the coding sequence ATGACCTCCTACGACGACGCCGTCGAGCGCTACTTCGCCGCCTGGAACGCCGCCACCCCCCAGGACCTGGCGAAGGCCGTCGCCGCGGCGTTCACCGAGGACGCCACCTACACCGACCCGCTGGCCTCCGTGCAAGGGCACGAGGGTCTCGCGGCCGCGGTCAGCGGCGCCCAGCGGCAGTTCCCCGGCTTCGCCTTCCGGCTGACCGGGACCGTGGACGGCCACCATTGCCTCGCCCGCTTCAGCTGGGAACTGGTCGCCGCGGCGGACGGGTCGGCGCCGGTCGCCGGCTCGGACGTGGTGATCCTCGCGGACGACGGGCGGATCAGCGCGGTGGCCGGATTCCTGGACCGGGTGCCGGCCGTCTGA
- a CDS encoding alpha/beta fold hydrolase, with protein sequence MPYITVGQENSAGIELYYEDHGEGRPVVLIHGFPLSGASWEKQLPVLLGAGYRVITYDRRGFGRSSRPVTGYDYDTFAADLNTVMERLDLQDAVLAGFSMGTGEVTRYLGNHGSRRVGLAVLVAPVPPYLLLADDNPAGVERSVFDGIMSAIVADRPAYLTAFLDAFNNTDKLAGTRISEQALRMQWNVAADASAHATLACVPTWLTDFRDDLPKNDVPTLVVQGDEDRILPIDSTGRRLPDLIGDSRLVEIAGGPHNIGWTHAEELNTALMGFLDEHRR encoded by the coding sequence ATGCCGTACATCACCGTCGGCCAGGAGAACTCCGCCGGCATCGAGCTGTACTACGAGGACCACGGCGAGGGCAGGCCCGTCGTACTGATCCACGGGTTCCCGCTGAGCGGCGCGTCCTGGGAGAAACAGCTCCCGGTGCTGCTCGGCGCCGGGTACCGGGTCATCACCTACGACCGGCGCGGTTTCGGCCGGTCGAGCAGGCCCGTCACCGGGTACGACTACGACACGTTCGCCGCTGACCTGAACACCGTGATGGAGAGGCTCGACCTCCAGGACGCGGTTCTGGCCGGGTTCTCCATGGGCACCGGTGAGGTCACCCGCTACCTCGGCAACCACGGCTCGCGCCGGGTCGGCCTGGCCGTCCTGGTGGCCCCCGTACCGCCCTACCTGCTGCTGGCGGACGACAACCCCGCCGGCGTCGAGCGGAGCGTCTTCGACGGAATCATGAGCGCGATCGTCGCCGACCGGCCCGCCTATCTGACCGCTTTCCTTGATGCGTTCAACAACACCGACAAGCTCGCCGGCACCCGGATCAGCGAACAGGCCCTGCGGATGCAGTGGAACGTCGCGGCGGACGCCTCGGCCCACGCCACCCTTGCGTGCGTCCCGACCTGGCTGACGGACTTCCGTGACGACCTGCCGAAGAACGACGTGCCGACGCTGGTCGTGCAGGGCGACGAGGACCGCATCCTGCCCATCGACTCGACCGGGCGGCGGCTGCCGGACCTCATCGGTGACAGCCGTCTCGTGGAGATCGCCGGCGGCCCGCACAACATCGGCTGGACCCACGCCGAGGAGCTCAACACCGCGCTGATGGGCTTCCTGGACGAACACCGGCGCTGA
- a CDS encoding DUF5709 domain-containing protein: MKDADRGDEVYQPQQPEASDPAEQLDVEDTLDDRDLTDVLDEGYSPPERPWAVEDRGTTASEQHSGEGLEGRLARELPEVADGPGDGVGDVPGGDGEPWDDEVGDARAGRLTRELDRDDPDTTAGEDVGIDGAAASAEEAAMHVVPDGRM; the protein is encoded by the coding sequence ATGAAGGATGCCGACCGGGGCGACGAGGTCTACCAGCCCCAGCAGCCGGAGGCCTCCGACCCCGCCGAACAGCTCGATGTGGAAGACACCCTGGACGACCGCGACCTCACCGACGTGCTCGACGAGGGGTACTCCCCGCCGGAGCGGCCGTGGGCCGTGGAGGACCGGGGCACCACCGCGTCCGAGCAGCACAGCGGCGAGGGCCTGGAGGGCAGGCTCGCCCGGGAGCTGCCCGAGGTCGCCGACGGGCCGGGTGACGGCGTGGGCGACGTGCCGGGCGGGGACGGCGAGCCCTGGGACGACGAGGTCGGGGACGCCCGTGCCGGGCGCCTCACCAGGGAGCTGGACCGCGACGACCCGGACACCACGGCGGGCGAGGACGTCGGGATCGACGGCGCGGCGGCGTCCGCCGAGGAGGCCGCCATGCACGTCGTCCCGGACGGCCGGATGTAG
- a CDS encoding DUF6296 family protein, with the protein MDYPESYQLVFQSSAVEDDAVIVRRTAQAGAGGYPVYEDETGIVRAEISERGEVRMLASGGHQVLGTPLVVPEPAG; encoded by the coding sequence ATGGATTACCCGGAGAGCTACCAACTGGTGTTTCAGTCGTCCGCTGTGGAGGACGACGCCGTGATCGTCCGGCGGACCGCGCAGGCCGGGGCCGGCGGATACCCGGTCTACGAGGACGAGACCGGGATCGTCCGGGCGGAGATCAGCGAGCGCGGCGAGGTGCGCATGCTCGCCAGTGGCGGGCACCAGGTGCTCGGCACGCCGCTGGTGGTGCCCGAACCGGCCGGATGA
- a CDS encoding TerD family protein: MITLKKEDGPADLDGVTHLSIGVSWDPTVGSSGGLMGKLRQKKGTDLDLIAIAMQGAEPVRLAGLDSLDPLGNGSLAHSGDNQTGKGDGDDETVTVDFARVPSNITAIVFIAAAYKKHSSFQSARNISFKVYDATGGTTQQVADIWPSLLSNDNGCAVAKAFRVGGSWKLEVINETGKIKQGDEQALMRFAVSK, from the coding sequence ATGATCACGTTGAAGAAGGAAGACGGCCCGGCGGATCTGGACGGGGTGACCCATCTGTCCATCGGGGTGTCCTGGGATCCCACTGTCGGCAGCAGTGGCGGGCTGATGGGCAAGCTCCGTCAGAAGAAGGGCACCGACCTCGACCTCATCGCCATCGCGATGCAGGGCGCGGAGCCGGTGCGGCTGGCCGGTCTGGACTCCCTGGACCCGCTGGGCAACGGTTCTCTGGCGCACAGCGGCGACAACCAGACGGGGAAGGGCGACGGCGACGACGAGACCGTGACCGTCGACTTCGCCCGGGTGCCGTCGAACATCACGGCCATCGTCTTCATCGCCGCGGCGTACAAGAAGCACAGCTCCTTCCAGAGCGCGCGCAACATCAGCTTCAAGGTGTACGACGCGACGGGCGGCACCACCCAGCAGGTGGCCGACATCTGGCCGAGCCTGCTCAGCAACGACAACGGCTGCGCCGTGGCCAAGGCGTTCCGGGTCGGCGGGAGCTGGAAGCTCGAGGTGATCAACGAGACCGGGAAGATCAAGCAGGGCGACGAGCAGGCCCTGATGCGCTTCGCCGTCAGCAAGTAA
- a CDS encoding DMT family transporter, protein MISVLFAVLTALSNGSASVLQRRAALDVPDREAMRMSLIGHLLRQKVWLAGIALVIVAAVCQAVALATGPIAVVQPIFVIELPATLLLAGFVMRVRVPRPVWLGAAAVTAGLALGMASAAPGGGSETVHGAAWVPALVLTGLFEAALIAGARATRGNSRAALLGLAAACGYALTAALMKDAMARLSDGDGVVVLFESWQLYATAAAGVGALFLLQNALQAGTLVAVQPCLTLGDALISVLYGVTLFGEQLRTGWWLLPELLALGLITAGCVELARSPLAAGNAAPPSRGRRVD, encoded by the coding sequence GTGATCAGTGTCCTCTTCGCCGTCCTGACCGCGCTCAGCAACGGGTCCGCCTCCGTCCTCCAGCGCCGCGCAGCCCTCGACGTCCCGGACCGGGAGGCGATGCGGATGTCGCTGATCGGTCATCTGCTGCGCCAGAAGGTGTGGCTGGCGGGCATCGCGCTGGTGATCGTCGCGGCCGTCTGTCAGGCAGTCGCACTGGCCACCGGGCCGATCGCGGTGGTCCAGCCGATCTTCGTGATCGAGCTGCCGGCGACCCTGCTCCTGGCCGGATTCGTCATGCGGGTGCGGGTGCCCCGGCCCGTCTGGCTCGGGGCGGCAGCCGTGACGGCCGGTCTGGCGCTCGGTATGGCGTCGGCCGCTCCGGGCGGCGGGAGCGAGACGGTGCACGGGGCGGCGTGGGTTCCGGCGCTGGTGCTCACCGGTCTCTTCGAGGCGGCGCTGATCGCCGGGGCGCGGGCCACCCGGGGCAACTCGCGGGCCGCGCTGCTCGGTCTGGCCGCCGCCTGCGGGTACGCGCTCACCGCCGCCCTCATGAAGGACGCCATGGCGCGGCTCAGTGACGGCGACGGGGTGGTGGTGCTCTTCGAGTCCTGGCAGCTCTACGCGACGGCCGCAGCGGGCGTCGGCGCGCTGTTCCTCCTCCAGAACGCGCTCCAGGCGGGCACGCTGGTCGCGGTCCAGCCGTGCCTGACGCTGGGCGACGCCCTGATCAGCGTCCTGTACGGGGTGACCCTGTTCGGCGAGCAACTGCGCACCGGCTGGTGGCTGCTTCCCGAACTGCTGGCCCTGGGCCTGATCACCGCGGGCTGCGTCGAACTGGCCCGGTCACCACTGGCCGCCGGAAACGCGGCGCCCCCGTCCCGCGGGCGCCGGGTGGACTGA
- a CDS encoding winged helix DNA-binding domain-containing protein, which produces MAEKKKTSSPAPAVLSPRALGRATLERQLLLRRASMPAAEAIRHLVGLQAQNTRPPYFQLLARLEGFEPGELAALMESREAVRIVTLRSTIHTHTADDALTLRPLVQEARDRELRTFRKGLVGVDLDRLRDISREYVQEAPRTPKEIRERLLTEWPDADPQALSTAARCVLPLVQVTPRGVWGRSGRVALTTVEHWLDRPSDPVPAPDATVLRYLGAFGPASVRDMQAWAGLTRLGEVFDRLRPRLVTFRDENGVELFDLPDAPRPAEDTPAPPRFLPEFDNVLLSHADRTRVIPPRFKGRNGVGNQNYGSVLFDGFLAALWRLDAGRGGAPATVTVQELRPLGAAGQGAVTAEAVALLSVMTAAAGDGSGHDVRFAPFIDFGE; this is translated from the coding sequence ATGGCCGAGAAGAAGAAGACCTCCTCCCCGGCGCCCGCGGTGCTCTCGCCGCGGGCACTGGGGCGCGCGACGCTGGAACGCCAACTGCTGCTCCGCCGGGCCTCGATGCCGGCCGCCGAAGCGATCCGGCACCTCGTCGGCCTCCAGGCGCAGAACACCAGGCCGCCCTACTTCCAGCTGCTCGCCCGGCTGGAGGGCTTCGAGCCGGGCGAACTCGCCGCGCTGATGGAGTCGCGCGAGGCCGTCCGCATCGTCACCCTGCGCTCCACCATCCACACCCACACCGCCGACGACGCCCTCACCCTGCGCCCCCTCGTCCAGGAGGCCCGCGACCGGGAGCTGCGCACGTTCCGGAAGGGGCTCGTGGGCGTGGACCTGGACCGGCTCCGCGACATCAGCCGGGAGTACGTCCAGGAGGCGCCCCGCACCCCGAAGGAGATCCGCGAGAGGCTGCTCACCGAGTGGCCCGACGCCGATCCGCAGGCCCTGAGCACGGCGGCCCGCTGCGTGCTGCCCCTGGTCCAGGTGACCCCGCGCGGGGTGTGGGGCAGGAGCGGCCGGGTGGCGCTGACCACCGTCGAGCACTGGCTCGACAGACCATCCGACCCGGTGCCCGCGCCCGACGCCACCGTGCTGCGCTACCTCGGCGCCTTCGGCCCCGCGTCCGTGCGGGACATGCAGGCATGGGCCGGACTGACCCGGCTGGGGGAGGTGTTCGACCGGCTCCGGCCGCGACTGGTCACCTTCCGGGACGAGAACGGCGTCGAGCTGTTCGACCTGCCCGACGCCCCGCGCCCCGCCGAGGACACCCCCGCCCCGCCCCGCTTCCTGCCCGAGTTCGACAACGTACTGCTGAGCCACGCGGACCGTACCCGGGTCATCCCGCCCCGGTTCAAGGGGCGCAACGGGGTGGGGAACCAGAACTACGGGAGCGTGCTGTTCGACGGCTTCCTCGCCGCCCTGTGGCGGCTGGACGCCGGCCGGGGCGGCGCACCGGCGACCGTCACCGTGCAGGAGCTGCGCCCGCTGGGAGCGGCCGGGCAGGGCGCCGTCACGGCGGAGGCCGTCGCGCTGCTCTCCGTGATGACGGCGGCGGCCGGCGACGGCAGCGGACACGACGTCAGGTTCGCCCCGTTCATCGACTTCGGTGAGTGA